In Gemmatimonadota bacterium, the following are encoded in one genomic region:
- a CDS encoding IS3 family transposase, with the protein VKAQQSDKAPDLVKRDFTVATVNKLWVADITYVPTWSGFLYLSVVVDAFSRRVVGWAMATHLQSELVLSALNMALYQRRPEDVIHHSDQGAQYTSIAFGKRCREAGVRPSMGAAGDCYDNALCESFFATLECELIDRRSFRTHKEARLAIFSYIEGWYNPHRRHSSIAYHAPIAYEKLHQEQA; encoded by the coding sequence CTGTTAAGGCGCAACAGTCTGATAAGGCTCCCGATCTGGTAAAGCGAGACTTTACGGTTGCAACAGTCAATAAACTCTGGGTGGCTGACATCACCTATGTACCTACCTGGTCTGGGTTTTTGTATCTCAGTGTTGTCGTAGATGCCTTCTCCCGTCGTGTCGTAGGCTGGGCTATGGCAACACACCTGCAAAGTGAGTTGGTCTTGTCGGCTTTGAACATGGCCCTTTACCAGCGCCGTCCCGAAGACGTGATCCATCACTCTGATCAGGGAGCGCAATATACCTCGATAGCATTTGGAAAGCGTTGCCGTGAAGCTGGCGTGCGTCCCTCAATGGGGGCTGCCGGTGACTGCTATGACAACGCCTTGTGCGAGAGCTTCTTCGCCACCTTGGAGTGTGAACTGATCGATCGCCGATCCTTCCGTACACATAAGGAAGCCCGCTTGGCTATCTTCTCCTACATTGAAGGATGGTATAATCCGCATCGCAGGCATTCTTCCATCGCCTATCACGCGCCGATAGCTTATGAAAAACTGCATCAAGAACAGGCTTAA
- a CDS encoding TlpA disulfide reductase family protein, translated as MKNCIKNRLNTQALNSPPKRGNSTPVNAEMRDIQKLQRALGDSILIVGIDDEPADTVREFVQNRGYTWTFILDPDNEVARTYNVSVIPTSVFIDAKGVIVRKFVGQKDYKTFLEAAREAINN; from the coding sequence ATGAAAAACTGCATCAAGAACAGGCTTAATACACAAGCCCTAAACTCTCCACCGAAGCGGGGTAACTCCACTCCCGTTAACGCTGAAATGCGTGATATACAAAAGCTTCAACGGGCTCTGGGCGATTCGATCCTGATTGTGGGTATTGATGACGAACCGGCTGACACTGTGCGAGAATTTGTCCAGAATCGCGGATATACCTGGACTTTTATTCTCGATCCGGATAATGAGGTAGCTCGGACCTATAATGTCTCGGTCATTCCCACCTCGGTGTTCATTGACGCCAAAGGCGTAATCGTCCGCAAATTTGTCGGTCAAAAGGACTATAAGACTTTCTTGGAAGCAGCGCGAGAGGCGATTAACAATTGA